One Cucumis sativus cultivar 9930 chromosome 1, Cucumber_9930_V3, whole genome shotgun sequence DNA segment encodes these proteins:
- the LOC101211541 gene encoding deSI-like protein At4g17486 isoform X1, producing MGAESTSKTTPESGDWNKKYETQVVLNVYDLTPANNYSYWFGFGIFHSGIEVHGKEYGFGAHDFPASGVFEVEPKSCPGFIYRCSVTLGHVDMPPSEFRTFIETIASEYHGDTYHLISKNCNHFTDDVACRLTGKRIPGWVNRLARMGALCSCLLPESLQVTAVKQLPEFHEYSEEECSPESLSLSTRQVSAEVDDDEERRLLTLSPGATDVAFVKESHN from the exons ATGGGAGCAGAGAGCACCTCGAAAACGACCCCCGAAAGTGGAGATTGGAACAAGAAGTACGAAACCCAGGTGGTGTTGAACGTTTATGATCTCACCCCTGCCAACAATTATTCCtattggtttggttttgggaTTTTCCATTCGGGTATTGAAG TCCATGGAAAAGAGTATGGGTTCGGAGCTCACGACTTCCCTGCTAGTGGAGTTTTTGAAGTAGAACCAAAGAGCTGTCCGGGTTTCATATACCGATGTTCTGTCACGTTGGGACATGTTGATATGCCTCCCTCTGAATTCAGAACGTTTATTGAAACTATTGCTTCTGAATATCATGGAGATACATATCATCTTATTTCCAAGAACTGTAATCATTTCACAGATGATGTCGCATGTAGATTGACTGGGAAAAGGATACCTGGATGGGTTAATCGGCTTGCTCGGATGG GTGCTTTGTGCAGTTGTTTGCTTCCTGAAAGTCTTCAAGTAACTGCGGTCAAACAATTGCCCGAGTTCCACGAATACTCAG AGGAAGAATGCTCCCCCGAGTCCCTGTCACTCAGCACTCGGCAAGTCTCAGCAGAagttgatgatgatgaggaGAGGCGGTTGCTGACACTATCGCCTGGAGCGACCGATGTTGCTTTTGTCAAAGAATCTCACAACTGA
- the LOC101211291 gene encoding acyl-protein thioesterase 2, with amino-acid sequence MSFAGSSVAAGGRAAKKAIEFGKTYVVRPKGKHQATVVWLHGLGDNGSSWSQLLETLPLPNIKWICPTAPTRPIALFGGFPSTAWFDVEDLSEDGPDDLEGLDASAAHVAYLLSTEPADIKLGVGGFSMGAATALYSATCHAVGKYGNGNPYPANLSAVVGLSGWLPCSKTLKTNMEQKNAGNSGAGSLPILLCHGKVDDVVLYKFGEKSSEALRSSGFKDVTFKSYNSLGHYTVPEEMDEVCAWLTSKLGL; translated from the exons ATGAGTTTTGCTGGCTCTTCTGTTGCTGCTG GTGGTAGAGCTGCCAAAAAGGCAATCGAGTTTGGTAAAACCTACGTAGTGAGGCCGAAGGGAAAACACCAAGCTACCGTTGTCTGGCTTCATGGTCTTGGTGACAATGGCTCAAG CTGGTCGCAACTATTGGAGACGCTTCCTTTACCAAAT ATTAAATGGATATGTCCGACTGCGCCTACTCGACCAATAGCTTTATTTGGTGGCTTTCCATCCACTGCAT GGTTTGATGTGGAAGATCTTTCAGAAGATGGTCCAGATGATTTGGAGGGTTTGGATGCTTCAGCCGCACATGTTGCATATTTGTTATCAACAGAGCCAGCTGACA TTAAGCTTGGTGTAGGAGGGTTCAGTATGGGCGCAGCTACTGCGCTTTACTCCGCAACCTGCCACGCGGTGGGAAAATACGGGAATGGAAATCCTTATCCAGCCAATCTGAGTGCAGTTGTTGGGCTTAGTGGCTGGCTTCCATGTTCAAA GACTTTGAAAACCAATATGGAACAGAAGAACGCCGGTAATAGTGGAGCAGGATCCTTGCCTATTTTGCTATGCCATGGAAAag TTGATGATGTGGttctttataaatttggaGAGAAATCTTCAGAGGCATTACGTTCAAGCGGATTTAAAGATGTTACATTCAAATCCTACAACAG CCTTGGCCACTACACAGTGCCTGAAGAGATGGATGAGGTCTGTGCTTGGTTAACTTCAAAGTTGGGGCTATAG
- the LOC101211541 gene encoding deSI-like protein At4g17486 isoform X2, with amino-acid sequence MGAESTSKTTPESGDWNKKYETQVVLNVYDLTPANNYSYWFGFGIFHSGIEVHGKEYGFGAHDFPASGVFEVEPKSCPGFIYRCSVTLGHVDMPPSEFRTFIETIASEYHGDTYHLISKNCNHFTDDVACRLTGKRIPGWVNRLARMGALCSCLLPESLQVTAVKQLPEFHEYSVKT; translated from the exons ATGGGAGCAGAGAGCACCTCGAAAACGACCCCCGAAAGTGGAGATTGGAACAAGAAGTACGAAACCCAGGTGGTGTTGAACGTTTATGATCTCACCCCTGCCAACAATTATTCCtattggtttggttttgggaTTTTCCATTCGGGTATTGAAG TCCATGGAAAAGAGTATGGGTTCGGAGCTCACGACTTCCCTGCTAGTGGAGTTTTTGAAGTAGAACCAAAGAGCTGTCCGGGTTTCATATACCGATGTTCTGTCACGTTGGGACATGTTGATATGCCTCCCTCTGAATTCAGAACGTTTATTGAAACTATTGCTTCTGAATATCATGGAGATACATATCATCTTATTTCCAAGAACTGTAATCATTTCACAGATGATGTCGCATGTAGATTGACTGGGAAAAGGATACCTGGATGGGTTAATCGGCTTGCTCGGATGG GTGCTTTGTGCAGTTGTTTGCTTCCTGAAAGTCTTCAAGTAACTGCGGTCAAACAATTGCCCGAGTTCCACGAATACTCAG TTAAAACTTGA
- the LOC101211041 gene encoding probable receptor-like protein kinase At5g20050: MEDQKANIISLSLILLLILLLILARIFLKFSKAFFLICGIDVSLTVAILVYMVIRLRFTRRRKQLESQLVSEGRELRIEYSFLRKVAGVPTKFRYKELEEATDYFRALIGKGSSGSVFKGILKDGTAVAVKRIEGENRGDKEFRAEVSAIASVQHVNLVRLFGYSTNSSGPRFLVYEFVPNGSLDCWIFPKKPRHKNRNRPGGCLAWDLRYSVAIDVAKALAYLHHDCRSRILHLDVKPENILLDENYRAIVSDFGLSKLMGKDESRIMISMRGTRGYLAPEWLLENGISEKSDVYSYGMVLLELVGGQRNVSVVENGEGRSKKKWQYFPRIVSAKMKEGKLMEAVDQRLLETGAIDEREVRKLVCVGLWCIQEQAKLRPTMAMVVDMLEGRVAVEEPPDTEMLVVDLLSIDEEMMNSQEIPKIVPFRERMKDGNVPSSSSTPCSYAFSILSAR; the protein is encoded by the coding sequence ATGGAGGATCAGAAAGCCAACATAATTTCTCTGTCCTTAATTCTCCTCCTCATCCTTCTCCTCATTCTCGCTCGAATTTTCCTCAAATTTTCCAAAGCTTTTTTCCTCATTTGCGGCATCGATGTCTCCCTCACCGTCGCTATCTTGGTCTACATGGTCATCCGACTACGCTTCACCCGCAGAAGAAAACAGCTCGAATCTCAGTTAGTTTCCGAAGGTCGAGAGCTTCGGATCGAGTATAGTTTCTTAAGAAAAGTCGCCGGAGTTCCCACCAAGTTCCGCTACAAAGAGCTCGAGGAAGCCACTGACTACTTCCGAGCCTTGATAGGCAAAGGATCCTCCGGTTCTGTCTTCAAAGGAATCCTCAAAGACGGCACTGCCGTAGCTGTCAAGCGGATCGAAGGTGAAAATCGAGGAGACAAGGAGTTTCGAGCGGAGGTATCCGCCATTGCTAGTGTTCAACATGTAAACCTCGTTCGTTTATTTGGTTACTCTACTAATTCATCTGGACCTCGATTTCTTGTTTACGAATTCGTACCCAACGGATCTTTAGATTGCTGGATTTTCCCTAAAAAACCTAGACACAAGAATCGAAATCGCCCCGGCGGTTGCTTAGCTTGGGATCTGAGATACAGTGTCGCCATTGATGTTGCTAAAGCCCTAGCTTACCTTCACCATGATTGCCGATCCAGAATCTTACACCTCGATGTGAAACCAGAAAACATCCTTTTAGATGAAAATTACAGAGCAATCGTTTCGGATTTTGGCCTATCGAAGCTGATGGGAAAAGACGAGAGCCGAATAATGATATCGATGAGAGGAACGAGGGGATATTTAGCTCCGGAATGGCTATTGGAGAACGGGATTTCAGAGAAATCGGATGTATACAGCTACGGAATGGTTCTTCTGGAATTAGTCGGAGGTCAGAGAAACGTGAGCGTAGTTGAAAATGGAGAAGGCAGATCTAAGAAGAAATGGCAATATTTTCCTCGAATTGTGAGTGCGAAGATGAAGGAAGGGAAATTAATGGAAGCTGTGGATCAACGGCTGCTGGAAACGGGGGCGATCGACGAGAGAGAGGTACGGAAACTGGTTTGTGTGGGTTTATGGTGTATACAAGAACAGGCGAAGCTGCGACCAACGATGGCGATGGTGGTGGATATGCTTGAAGGCCGCGTCGCGGTGGAGGAGCCGCCGGATACGGAAATGCTCGTCGTTGATTTGTTGTCGATTGACGAAGAGATGATGAATAGTCAGGAGATACCAAAGATTGTTCCGTTTAGAGAACGGATGAAGGATGGAAATGTTCCTTCGTCATCGTCGACGCCGTGTTCTTACGCATTCTCTATACTCTCCGCACGGTGA
- the LOC116401768 gene encoding uncharacterized protein LOC116401768 — protein sequence MVGQSRFCSICVQQQIVIGYCFCCPFVLPNGKKDGGCFMLPLSCVPLILVRFWFESCNLLDLESFNAFLWQPSYSLRILLQFQLSFSLYLSIYIQLSIKITLISQGSCKFNQMLLDHPSSMTTKWMWLQRNKHKKRKLAQERHVQIFSWSTILFCLKFQILIGTTSKPSNTYGRDIEENNI from the exons ATGGTTGGGCAAAGCAGGTTTTGCTCAATCTGTGTACAGCAGCAGATAGTAATTGGTTACTGCTTCTGTTGCCCTTTTGTTCTCCCAAACGGAAAGAAAGATGGAGGTTGTTTCATGCTGCCTTTATCATGTGTTCCATTGATTCTGGTTCGCTTCTGGTTCGAATCTTGTAATTTACTGGACCTCGAGTCTTTTAATGCCTTTCTTTGGCAGCCCTCGTACTCTCTACGTATATTGCTGCAGTTTCAACTtagtttctctctctatctctctatatatattcaactttcaataaaaattactttgaTTTCTCAGGGAAGTTGTAAATTCAATCAAATGCTCTTGGACCATCCATCTTCTATGACAACCAAATGGATGTGGcttcaaagaaacaaacacaaaaagag AAAACTAGCACAAGAGAGGCACGTCCAAATTTTCTCTTGGTCAACGATTCTCTTCTGTCTTAAATTTCAGATCTTG attgGAACTACCTCCAAACCTTCTAATACTTACGGAAGAGATATTGAAGAGAATAATATCTAG
- the LOC101211781 gene encoding uncharacterized protein LOC101211781, giving the protein MPKERRDRSASHDRYRASPFSCSSSRPIRSSPKLPLGSEDNLREWEEVRCPVCMEHPHNAVLLICSSHEKGCRPYMCDTSRRHSNCLDQFCKLFSETSTVMPVQEDVQLPTVNSSPTMESEPVVDDTPEVQSEDIELAVHPSSCENQMPPKLVCPLCRGKIKKWVVDDHARQFMNAKSRSCSCETCSFSGTYTDLRKHARKEHPLVRPSEVDPERQHNWRRLERQRDLGDLLSTLQSSFGDDRVDDSILPIDDGGWLTVFFLIRVFRPESSRRSSSWSSVSRARGQPSFRRRTTRLWGESYDGEIGSSSRDDDNDSSDDGSGPLRHHERILRQTTPDNAP; this is encoded by the coding sequence ATGCCAAAGGAGAGAAGAGATCGCTCTGCATCTCATGATAGGTATAGAGCATCTCCATTCAGTTGCAGCTCCAGCCGTCCTATACGATCTTCACCTAAACTGCCATTGGGAAGTGAGGATAATTTGAGAGAGTGGGAAGAAGTTAGATGCCCTGTCTGCATGGAACATCCTCATAATGCAGTTCTTCTCATATGTTCTTCTCATGAAAAGGGTTGTCGTCCTTACATGTGTGATACTAGTCGTCGCCACTCAAATTGCCTAGATCAATTCTGCAAGTTGTTTTCAGAAACTTCAACAGTAATGCCAGTGCAGGAAGACGTGCAACTCCCGACAGTGAACTCTTCACCAACAATGGAATCTGAGCCTGTGGTTGATGATACACCAGAGGTTCAAAGTGAGGATATTGAACTTGCTGTGCACCCTTCATCTTGTGAGAATCAGATGCCTCCAAAGCTGGTATGCCCTTTATGCCGAGGGAAGATAAAAAAGTGGGTCGTTGATGACCATGCTCGTCAGTTCATGAATGCAAAATCAAGAAGTTGTTCCTGTGAGACATGTAGTTTCAGTGGAACCTATACAGATCTTAGGAAGCATGCAAGGAAGGAGCATCCTCTTGTGCGTCCATCTGAAGTAGACCCTGAGCGGCAGCATAATTGGAGACGGCTTGAGCGACAAAGGGACCTGGGAGACCTTCTGAGCACACTGCAATCGTCATTTGGAGATGATAGAGTTGATGATAGTATTTTACCCATTGATGATGGGGGTTGGCTCAcagtttttttccttattcGAGTTTTTAGACCTGAATCCAGTAGAAGGAGCAGCAGTTGGTCTAGTGTATCTAGAGCTAGAGGCCAACCCAGTTTTAGAAGGAGAACAACCCGATTGTGGGGTGAGAGTTATGATGGAGAAATAGGTTCATCTTCTCGAGATGATGATAACGACTCATCAGATGATGGATCAGGGCCATTGAGGCACCATGAGCGCATACTGCGACAGACGACTCCAGATAATGCACCTTGA